gcccgaaccatgaaaaacagccccagaccaatattcctcatccaccaaacttgacagttggcactatgcattggggcaggtagtggtgtcctggcatccaccaaacccagattcatccgtcggactgccagatagtgaagcgtgattcatcactccgcCAATGACAgcgagctttacacaactccagccgatgcttggcattgtgcatggtgatcttaggcttgtgtgcggtggctcggccatgaaaacccatttcatgaagctcactacgaacagttattgtgctgatgttgcttccagaggcagtttggaactcggtagtgagtgttgcaactgaagacagatgatttttacccactacgcgcttcagcactctgcggtcccgttctgtaagcttgtgtggcctaccacatcgtggctgagccgttgttgctcctagacttttacATTTGacgataacagcacttacagttgaccagggcagctctaccAGGGCCGGAATTTGACGAAGTGACATGTTgaaaaggtagcatcctatgacgcTGCCACCTTGAAAGCCACTGAGCCCTTGAGTATGAGCCATTCtgctgacaatgtttgtctatggagattgcatggcggggTGCTACATTtttttacacctgtcagcaacggatgtggctaaaatagcccaaatccattaatttgaaggggtgtccacaaacttgtggccatgtagtgtagttaaccaaatagctacccagactatctgcatggACGCTTTTAGCACTAACTCGTTTGACTCAtcaaatacactgctgctactgtttattatctatcctgttgcctagtcactttatccaaTATGTACACATCTAAATGACCTCGTACACCCGGAAaatcgacttggtactggtaccctgtgtatatagccatgttattacctcgtacccctgcacatcgacttggtactggtaccctgtgtatatagccatgttattacctcgtacccctgcacatcgacttggtactggttccccgtgtatatagccatgttattacctcgtacccctgcacatcggcttggtactggtaccctgtgtatatagccatgttattacctcgtacccctgcacatcgacttgggactggtaccctgtgtatatagccaagttatcgtttctcattgtgtatttattcctggtgttattattatttgtataatttcaaaaatcttctctctgcattgttgggaagggccataAGTAATCAATtcattgttagtctacacctgttgtttacgaagcatgtgaaaaatacaatttcatttgatttgatactctTCCGTACATTAGAACCTGTCAAAATAGTGATATATAAATGTCTCATCTGTCATTCATAAAACTATATTTGCTTAGGTTGCTTGGCTCTACCATTCCTTAGAATATAGCTGCTCTTCTAGAGCGGTGGTTCCCAACCCTGTTCCTCCAGttccccaacagtacacatttttattgtaagCCTGGACaatcacacctgattcaacttgtcaactaatcatcaaaccctcaatgagttgaatgaggtgtgtcTGTCCAGGGCTACAATGAAAACGTGTTCTGGAGagagtactggaggaccagggttgggaaacactgttttaGAGGATGGGTTAGGCATAAATATTTTTGCATGTCCTTGACTCCCGTCCTCTTGCCACGCCTCGTTCTCAAAAGCCATTGGTGGAGAAAGTCAGAGGGGCGTGACCCTCTACAGTGTTGAATAAAAATGTAGTTAGTGGTCGAAGTGTTTTGGTTATGCATTGAGGGAAATTGCGCGTTAATAAATAGTTGATATCCTGTATGCCTTCCCACCTATCTGTTTCCCACCTACAGCCCGCGAAAGTCAGCATGTATAGAATGCAATCATTTACTAATATTTGCCATATTCTAATAATTGTCAtgtgaaataaaatgaaatattattggtcacatacacatatttagcagatgttattgcgggtgtagagaaatgcttgtgttcctagctctaacaattcacaacagtacacacaaatctaaaagtaaaagagtggaattaagaaatatgtcaaaattaggacgagcaatgttggactggcattgactaaaatacagtagaatatattacagtatatgcatatgaaactagtaaagcagtatgtaaacattattattaaTGTGACTagtgtcatgatgtgtgttttgtccgatatatatatatatatatatatatatatatatatatatatatatatatatatatatatatatataggccattagtgtgaataagaatttgttcttaactgacttgactagttaaataaaatttaaattttacaaaaaataagtgaccagtgattccatgtctatctATATGGGGCACCAGGCACCGCCAGGCACCGCCAGGTATCGCCAGGTACCGCCAGGCACCGGCAGGCACCGCCAGGCACCGCCAGGCACCGCCAGGCACCGCCAGACACCGCCAGGCACCGCCAGGCACCGCCAGGTACCGCCAGGTACCGCCACGTACGTGCCATGGTGAAACCTACACTCTtgtagatctgaaataattggatggtgaaacttgccagccaaccagaaaagcaaGGCAAAACAAcattcttgaaagtcaggacaatCATTGTCCTGCAAAGAAACATTACTTTTATAGTTGAAAAATAATAAATTGTTGcaataaagaaaataaagaaaattccACTGCTGTCAAACGGATAACAATGTCAGGCTTTAGAAAGTGTTTTCTATGTCTgccacagtggaggctgctgaggggaggatggctcataatgaGGGCTGGAGCAGAGCCAATGGAATGGCATCTAACTATGTGTTTGATGCTATTCTACTCATTCCGCTCCAGGctttaccacgagcctgtcctccccaattaaggtgccaccaacctcctgtgatatgcCATCTGCCATGTCGCAATGATTTATTTTAGCAACATTGCTTTCGTCGAATTaacctgggtcaatggaaacctgcctacaGTCAGGGAATGAAAAATGGGGAAACCCAGCGCACATGTAGGTATAGATTATTGACGTCGCCTACTTTTAGACCAAAACAGTCATTCGTTATTAATAGGAACATGAGGAAGGTTCCCACTCTTTATCTACAGTGAAGTAAATTAAAATGTAAAGTTTTCACCTAACAGGGCTTCATCAGTGTCATATAAGGGGAACTGTGTTCATATCTGATCAGATAAAAGAGAAGCATGCTTTCACTGTGACGCAGATATGATCTATGCTGGGTTTCTTTTTCCGCACGATCCATTCCAGTCAGTCTACTTAAAAGGTTGTTTGCTGTCGGCTCtcaaaataaaacatgtatcGATCAGAAAATCAAAAAATACTGTATTTACATTTAACTCAAAGTTAAACTACTCCTGGTGTGTATTTTGTCTACACTATACGTTATTCAAACCCTACCTTCTCTTATTTTGAAAAATACAGTGCATTTTACCGTAGTCTTCTACTTGACTCGGAaacggtaccccttgtatatagcgtcattattgttattatgtatctttttttttctttttttaaactttagtttatttagtaaatattttcttaactctattttcttacaactgcattgttggttaagggcttgtaagtaagcatttcgcggtaaggtctactacacctgttgtatttggcgcatgtgacaaataacgtttgatttgatttcatttggACTTATTTGCATATTTTTGCTTCTTTGAAGTGACTGACCATAGTTACTGTCACAGCACTTAGTGACAACTACTGCTGTAAAAATAGCTTTAAAAGTACAATCTGGACAAAGATACCATCTTTAATACACTGTACAGCTAATTTAATGTATTTCAATAAGTACATAATAAGTATATAAATTAAGTATATACCTGCACATTTTCCACATCATTACATACATTCTTCAGCTATGTATTCTTCTCCTTTTAGGGTAATTTTCTCAGAGAACGCCAAACATTGTATTTATGACTAGGGCCAATAGAAATGGCCTGATGTCATCATATTCTATGTAAATGTTACCCTATTCAAATCTATGGCTTAGGTTCTACAGTAGACACTGTGTCTGTCTATCTAAAGTTACAAACATGTAACTACATACAGAAGTATGATCTAGTTAGTAACTGGTTACTTTAAATCACTCTTATTTTACAGCTAATGTAAAAATGTCTTTATAGATAAATGGGATTGATTGAGTAAGCAATGAGAAGCGCACATATATGATCCTCTTACCTTTTGTACCTACCATGTACATACAATGTGGGACATTTACTGTAAAACTGGACCCTATTGGCTAGAAGTAACGTGTAGTTGATCTAGTTAGTAACTGGTTACTGTAAAGCACTGTAAAACTGGACCCTATTGGCTAGCCCTGGTTGATTGTACGTCAGTCAGTTTATcctgagcagagcagagagatgtCATTGGCTGTGCTTACCGTTTACATCCATTCCCTCCTTGTTTCTCCATGAGTGCAGACAGTTCCCCTCCTCAGAGAGACCATGGATCCTTGTGGCAGTGACTGGTGAAGGAAAGAACacccctcctgtgtgtgtgtacgaccAACCCAGGACAATCCCAGCACCTCCCTCCCCTGTGTTTCAGGTCTATCCAGTAGAACACACTCCAGGTGGGCTCTGAGCCTCACACGTCAATGGGTCTATGCTGGAGTTGGTGTAGCTTCACAGGTGTTCTGTAGCCTACAGGGTAGGGCGAGTGTGTGACAGGGGaagggcagaggaggagaggagggcaggaggagagatgaggaaataagcgtgtgtgggaggtggggggttgtgtctgtgtgtgtgtgtgtgtgtgtgtgtgtgtgtgtgtgagcgcctGCTTCGGTGTTGTAAAGTGTTATGGTTTTGTTGACTTTGGACGTTGTCAGGCTACAAGGGGAAACGTATCTTTCTTTCTTACACTGATCGCAGACAGTaggcctaaacacacacacacacacacacacacacacacacggcataaCACGCTACTTGCCTACAACCCAGGAGAgttgatgaacacacacacaggtgacacAACAATGCCACTTCATTTGTTTGTCTTTGTTTATTAACGTCACGTCTTCGTCATTAACGACACATTCCGTTTAACAGTCCTCGTAAAAAAAACTGAAAGCACACAATGCTCTGATGTCACCAATCACACCTTCTGTCATCTCTAAACAGTCAGTCATGTAAAGCGTTGACCCTTTGGAACAAATACCTACATTTATACATTTGCATTACATGTACCTGTACTTCATTGAATGTGCTGTGTGTATTTTCAGTATATTTCACTTATGATACATACCAGGCACttggaaacataaaaaaatacatcATAATAATTGCAAATCTTAATGTGCAAACGAGGATAAGAAATGATATCCGATGCTGGCCTGCAATAGGGAGGCCATAGTGTCATGTTAACCCTTTGTGCATATGTAGACTTCATATGTACATTCACCTCTGTCCTATTTGTACTTTCTGTGTTACCTCAATATGGGAACCTGAAGTCTCGGGTTTTTCCCAATCAATCTTACAGTTCCTGGTTTGTAACTACATTTAAATTCAACTGGCATGGTCGAGTTGCACGTTGTTACATTGTACTTACAACAACGACTAAGTATTATGTTGAGTGATTTGTCTgtgaataaatacaaataatgaaGCTATTATAAGTACTACACAGTTATGTATACACTTCTGTTTATATTGGGTCTACTTATCTAATCAATAAAACCTGGATCAAATAGAAATCCCTAACTTGGCCAATAATACTGGATGCCAGGTGAGTTGTGCAGATCAAATACCAATCCCTACCTTTGAGTTGGATGAGCTATTAGCAAATACTACTTTTCTGAGGTTTGTCGGCTTTATTGAGAAATGTCTGTCGCACAAAGGGTTAATGCGTCACCGTTGGGTTTGTAGATCCTGACATAGGATCCTTGTCTTTGTGTGCGCCCCAAATGAcaacctgttccctatgtagtgcactacttttgaccagggctgtggtcaaaagtagcacactacatagggaatagggtgccatttgggacgcgtcCATTGTCACCAAGTGACAAAAtaagatagagagaggaacaacTTCAACATTCAACAGAAACGTCTCGTCTTATAACCAGAAAGACAAATAAAACGTGTTTGACTTGTTTGCAGAAGTGATGAAAAGACACAGAGATGTCATACCTATACAAACGTTTTCCACTTATTACCTTGTAACTTCAGGAGCCTATTCCCTACAGGAGATTTTAAAGGCTGTTTGCTGTTGGGACCACACCAGATTTGATCCATTTGTAGGGTAAAAACATACAAGATATAGGTTATTTTAAGCTTAATTCATTCAACGTTATTGAATTTGATCGTCAGTCATAAAGCATGAGGTATGCGActgaaatggcacactattccctttacagtgcactaccttTTAGGGAATACTATACagggatagggtgtcatttcagatgcAGCCTAGGTGTGTGAAGCCACTGCAGGTCAAGTAGGTTGGTTGAGGGGAGAGGAAGGTGCGGTTCATTGTCAGCGAAACATCATAGCCTTTTTTAGCCAAACCACACCTCTGTCGTCCTGGCAACCAACCTTACAACTATGCAGGTGGCAGTCACATGACAATGGAACTAAATACCACATTCTTAGCTCAGAGGACCCCAGGGTAACCGGGTAACATGAGTGAAGGCTACCCCTAGCCCTGcctgtgtaaaaaatatatatatataacaaaggCAAATCCTAAACTTCCAGTTACATTTGAACTTAGTCTCCCATTGTCATCAATGTTTGACTAAAGTGGAAGTTAGAATCCACCCCATAGATGCATGTAGAATGTAGTTTGACATACGACATGCTTCAACAAGACTGTGTGTGCTCTGTAGTGTGTGTACCACAGATTTCCACTGGCTACCTTGTAACCTTGGGAGCCTATTCCCTACAGGGGATTTTAAAGGCTGTTTGTTGTTATGAGTCTAGAGACTgagtagagggggaggaaggagaataAAGTTggccctagacactgatctaaggtcagtttcgCATTTTCTAATGGTTAAGGATGGTAAGCTGACCCAAGATCTGTGGCTACAGACAACGTCCACACAGAACAATTCAGTTCTGATGTGAGGCTAGAAAGATTAGACAAAATTTACCTGACTCTCTACCTACCCCTGGTGGCCATAATAGTTAAAGACACTGATTTAAAACCCACTGTTATAGTGACTATCCAGACTAACAGTAGCTGTTATCAGTTATAGTCCATAGGGTCTGTGCTGCATACAAATGATGACTAACAAAACACACAGGAGCATATTACCTCAATTCTCTCAATAACTGCTGCTTCTTCTTTACATCATAATGGCGATTACATAAATCCAACTGTGTTGCCACACAAATCATTTGGGAATGTCAATTAGGGATGTCCATTGGGAAAAGTCCATTGGGAAAAGTCCATTGAAAAGTCCATAGGGAATGTTTGAGGTACATTCCCATAGTTTTCTTGTTGTTTTCTTCAGCCTGCTGTTACTGTTTTGTGTTGAAATGAGTTTTTTCATGTCTGAAAAGGAGAATTACCTTTGACCCCCACACAGCTTTTATAAAGCACCTaaccctccccctccacacacaccaactTTCAGCTCCGAGGCATTGTttaggcacaaacacacacacagaaacttacacacacaccctgtccctTGATCGTAGCAACAGGTGTGTGAGCACGTGTCCCAagctgagcacacacacaccctggcccTAGCTGACAACAGCTGGTTTGAGCACCAGTGCCCCAGGGGATTGAATCACCACCCAGGAGGGGAGGTCCCGCCCCGCCCCTGTCCCTCCGTACCCTCCCGCAGACAAATTCAATacctcatcctccctctcctcttcacatccgtcctcctcctccccctccctcctgctctcccctctccctagcCGCCCCAGACCCATGGAAGCCAACCCAAACACGGATGCAGTCGAGAGTCCAAACGGGAGCAGGGAGGAATCACACCAACCCAATCCCCCACCTCCACTACCTAGTGAGAACAAGGAGGCTCCAGGGTGACCTAGTCTGCTGAGATCCAGGGGGCCACACATGGCCGAGAGAGGCAGCGAGGCCCCTAGATGGTGGCCCCCTAGGAGAGAAGCCATGGCGGCCCCTCCTGGGATGATAATATGGGCCCCGCCGACATAGCCCATCTCTGAGACCCCTCCACCGTTACCTCCGTGGAGACCACCCCCTTTGAGGAACACCCCGAGCCCGGCTGAGGAGGCCTGTTCCTGGGTCGCGACGAAGTGTCCGTGGGCCTTGATGTGTTTGCGGAGGGAGCTGGGGTCGGTGTAGCGTTTAAGGCAGCCAGCCATCTTGCAGTAGTAGGGCTTGTCCACGTAGTGGGTGCGCGTGTGCTTGAAGCGGTCGCTGGAGTTGGAGTAGCGCTTGCTGCAGCCCTCGTACGGACAGATGTACGGCTTCTCTcctgggagagggaaagaggagagaaggatgggtGTGAATTGTCTTGTCAACTGACAGATCTTCAGATTTTGGAATGCATATGGTATTAGCATTTCTTCTTGGACAGGCATGCCAGAAAAGCATCTTTAAATGACGGTGTGCATTAAAGATGATATGCCGGTGTGTGTGCGACATGTATGCATGCCTTAAATCTGACCCGAAGTACCCCACAACCACAATAAAAAACACTGCGAGAGGTTCTGACAAAGAGACATAACAGCACAGCGGACTCTTACCCCCGCGGTTTCCTAACCCCGCGAGACAGCCTTTAGAGGGGAAATAAACAGCTGTTCTTTAGCAAAAATAATCaaactgacctgtgtgtgtgttctgacctgtgtgtgtactgacctgtgtgtgtactgacctgtgtgtgtgtactgacctgtgtgtgtgtactgacctgtgtgtgtgtactgacctgtgtgtgagcgtgtgtgtatcTTGAGGTTCTCCAGGCGAGAAAAGCTCTTGTTGCAGGTGGGACAGTGGTGAGGCTTCTCATTGGTGTGAGTCCTGATGTGGATCAACATCTTGTACCTGGGggggattacacacacacacacacacacacacacacacacacacacacacacacacacacacacacacacacacacatacagagtgaATAAAGctttacacacatacagtgccttgcgaaagtattcggcccccttgaactttgcgaccttttgccacatttcaggcttcaaacataaagatataaaactgtatttttttgtgaagaatcaacaacaagtgggacacaatcatgaagtggaacgacatttattggtacttctggagagagtttgctgcactgaaagtaaaggggctgaataattttgcacgcccaatttttcagtttttgatttgttaaaaaagtttgaaatatccaataaatgttgttccacttcatgattgtgtcccacttgttgttgattcttcacaaaaaaatacagttttatatctttatgtttgaagcctgaaatgtggcaaaaggtcacaaagttcaagggggccgaatactttcgcaaggcactgtatatacagtggggagaacaagtatttgatacactgccgattttgcaggttttcctacttacaaagcatgtagaggtctgtaattttttatcataggtacacttcaactgtgagagacggaatctaaaacaaacatccagaaaatcacatgatatgatttttaagtaattaatttgcattttattgcatgacataagtatttgatcacctaccaaccaataagaattccggctctcacagaactgttagtttttctttaagaagccctcctgttctccactcattacctgtattaactgcacctgtttgaactcattacctgtataaaagacacctgtccacacactcaatcaaacagactccaacctctccacaatggccaagaccagagagctgtgtaaggacatcagggttaaaattgtagacctgcacagggctgggatgggctacaggacaataggcaagcagcttggtgagaaggcaacaactgttggcgcaattattagaaaatggaagaagttcaagatgacggtcaatcaccctcggtctggggctccatgcaagatctcacctcgtggggcatcaatgatcatgaggaaggtgagggatcagcccagaactacacggcaggacctggtcaatgacctgaagagagctgggaccacagtctcaaagaaaaccattagtaacacactacgccgtcatggattaaaatcctgcagcgcacgcaaggtccccctgctcaagccagcgcatgtccaggcccgtctaaagtttgccaatgaccatctggatgatccagaggaggaatgggagaaggtcatgtagtctgatgagacaaaaatagagctttttggtctaaactccactcgccatgtttggaggaagaagaaggatgagtacaaccccaagaacaccatcccaaccgtgaagcatggaggtggaaacatcattctttggggatgcttttctgcaaaggggacaggacggctgcaccgtattgaggggaggatggatggggccatgtatcgcaagatcttggccaacaacctccttccctcagtaagagcattgaagatgggtcgtggctgggtcttccagcatgacaacaacccgaaacacacagccagggcaactaaggagtggctccataagaagcatctcaaggtcctggagtggcctaggcagtctccagacctgaacccaatagaaaatctttagagggagctgaaagtccaaaTTGCCCAGCGACAgacccgaaacctgaaggatctggagaaggtctgtatggaggagtgggccaaaatccctgctacagtgtgtgaaaaccttgtcaagaactacaggaaacatttgatctctgtaattgcaaacaaaggtttctgtaccaaatattaagttctgcttttctgatgtttcaaatacttatgtcatgcaataacatgcaaatgaattacttaaaaatcatacaatgtgattttctggattttgattttagattccgtctctcccagttgaagtgtacctatgataaaattacagacctctacatgctttgtaagtaggaaaacctgcaaaatcggcagtgtatcaaatacttgttttccccaCTGTAAGTGGTGaatatacactgactgtacaaaacattaagaaccccTTCttgatattgagttgcatcccccaCCCTTTTATTTTGCCctcagcctcaattcgtcagggcatggactctgctAGGTGtcaaaagctttccacagggatgctgacccatgttgactccaatgcttcccacagttgtgtcaagttgactgaatttcctttggttggtggaccattcttgatacacacgggaaactgttgagcatgaaaaaaccagcagcgttgcagttcttgatgcactcaaaccggtgtgcctggcacctactaccataccccatttaaAGGCACTTCCaaatgttgtcttgcccattcactctctgaatggcacacatacacaatccatgtctcaattgtctcaaggtttaaaaatccgtatttaacttgtctcctccccttcatctacagtcgtggccaaaagttttgagaatgacacaaatataaattttcacaaagtttgctgcctcagtttatatgatggcaatttgcatatactccagaatgttttgaagagtgatcagatgaattgcaattaattgcaaagtccctctttgccatgcaaatgaactgaatcccccaaaaacatttccactgcatttcagccatgccacaaaaggaccagctgacatcatgaaAGTGATTCTCTCATTGACacgtgtgagtgttgacgaggacaaggctggagatcactctatcatgctgattgagttcgaataacagactggaatcttcaaaaggagggtggtgcttggaatcattgttctccTCTGTCAATCATATGGTCacttgcaaggaaacacgtgccgtcatcattgctttgtacAAAAagggctgaagaaattcggcttgtcaccaacaacactcacaaacttctacagatgcacaatcgagagcatcctgtcgggctgtatcaccgcctggtacggca
This genomic stretch from Oncorhynchus clarkii lewisi isolate Uvic-CL-2024 chromosome 13, UVic_Ocla_1.0, whole genome shotgun sequence harbors:
- the LOC139424423 gene encoding zinc finger protein GLIS2 — protein: MVSLDEPLDLKLPQANGMVRLGKRACSASICAPLSATRQRLLRNLPMTYPSPPPSPGTPLYHQERVGSCTPPAMDLSLSPSFRHAPSPSPSSSSRHAPSPSASPSSPLDYPPSCSPATPIYSREAALPRYLEGGASPQGFQIFLPIGTTGGGFNLPSSMFIGQPGEKRASPDPSSDEQLACHWMKCHLLFDSLQDLVDHINDYHVKPEKDSGYCCHWEGCARNGRGFNARYKMLIHIRTHTNEKPHHCPTCNKSFSRLENLKIHTRSHTGEKPYICPYEGCSKRYSNSSDRFKHTRTHYVDKPYYCKMAGCLKRYTDPSSLRKHIKAHGHFVATQEQASSAGLGVFLKGGGLHGGNGGGVSEMGYVGGAHIIIPGGAAMASLLGGHHLGASLPLSAMCGPLDLSRLGHPGASLFSLGSGGGGLGWCDSSLLPFGLSTASVFGLASMGLGRLGRGESRREGEEEDGCEEEREDEVLNLSAGGYGGTGAGRDLPSWVVIQSPGALVLKPAVVS